In one window of Thalassotalea agarivorans DNA:
- the hpf gene encoding ribosome hibernation promoting factor has protein sequence MQINLSGHHVEVTDSMRDYVDEKFEKLARHFEHINNVYVVLTVEKLNQIAEATLHLNGTEVHAKSDSEDMYKSIDTLVDKLDRQVLKYKGKLKQH, from the coding sequence ATGCAAATTAATCTATCAGGTCACCACGTAGAAGTTACGGATTCAATGCGAGACTATGTTGACGAAAAATTTGAAAAATTAGCTCGTCATTTCGAACATATTAACAACGTATATGTTGTTTTAACTGTCGAAAAATTAAATCAAATTGCAGAAGCTACGTTGCACCTTAATGGTACTGAAGTGCATGCAAAATCTGATAGTGAAGATATGTATAAATCTATCGACACACTAGTAGATAAACTTGACCGCCAAGTATTAAAATACAAAGGCAAACTAAAACAACATTAA
- the lptB gene encoding LPS export ABC transporter ATP-binding protein, with protein MAATLTATGLAKSYKGRKVVKNVGLKVSQGQIVGLLGPNGAGKTTSFYMIVGLVPNDEGSITLDDKDLTLLPMHERARTGIGYLPQEASIFRKLSVRDNIMAILQTRKDLTDVEREQTLDQLVEEFNIGHIIENLGMALSGGERRRVEIARALAANPQFILLDEPFAGVDPISVGDIKNIIVHLKNRGIGILITDHNVRETLDVCEHAYIVSRGELIAEGNADQILANQQVRDVYLGEQFKL; from the coding sequence ATGGCTGCAACACTTACAGCAACAGGTCTAGCAAAATCTTATAAAGGCCGAAAAGTCGTTAAGAATGTTGGTTTAAAAGTAAGCCAAGGCCAAATTGTAGGGCTTTTAGGCCCCAATGGTGCAGGCAAAACTACGTCGTTTTACATGATTGTTGGTTTAGTACCAAACGATGAAGGTAGCATCACCTTAGATGACAAAGATTTAACCTTGCTACCTATGCACGAGCGCGCAAGGACAGGTATTGGCTACCTACCACAAGAAGCTTCTATTTTTAGAAAGCTAAGTGTACGCGACAATATCATGGCGATTTTACAAACGCGCAAAGATTTAACTGATGTTGAGCGTGAACAAACGCTAGATCAGTTGGTAGAAGAATTTAATATAGGCCATATTATCGAAAATTTAGGTATGGCGCTGTCTGGCGGTGAACGTCGCCGAGTAGAAATAGCACGTGCGCTTGCGGCTAACCCTCAATTTATCTTGCTAGACGAACCTTTTGCAGGTGTCGATCCAATTTCGGTTGGTGATATCAAAAACATCATTGTTCACTTGAAAAATCGTGGTATCGGTATACTCATTACTGACCATAACGTACGTGAAACTCTAGATGTTTGTGAACACGCTTACATAGTGAGTCGCGGAGAATTAATTGCAGAAGGTAATGCAGATCAAATTTTGGCTAATCAGCAGGTTCGAGATGTATACCTTGGCGAGCAATTCAAGCTATAG
- the kdsC gene encoding 3-deoxy-manno-octulosonate-8-phosphatase KdsC: protein MQTLYTDISEQLAEKFAKIKLLVCDIDGVFSDGKIYMGNDGEELKTFNTKDGFGVKALIASGVPVAVITGRTSNIVQTRMTSLNITDIVQGTEDKLPALTSILEKYQVAPEQVAYIGDDMPDLVCIEHVGLGVAVGDAHPLVKAGADYITSINGGSGCVREVCDTIMQLQGTLAAARGASV, encoded by the coding sequence ATGCAAACGCTATATACAGATATATCTGAGCAATTGGCGGAAAAGTTTGCCAAAATTAAATTACTTGTTTGCGATATTGATGGCGTATTTTCTGACGGTAAGATCTACATGGGCAATGATGGCGAAGAACTCAAAACCTTTAACACAAAAGATGGCTTTGGCGTTAAAGCATTAATCGCAAGCGGCGTGCCAGTGGCGGTAATCACAGGTAGAACCTCAAATATCGTGCAAACGCGCATGACGTCATTAAACATTACCGACATTGTTCAAGGAACCGAAGATAAACTTCCAGCCCTGACATCAATTTTAGAAAAATACCAAGTAGCGCCTGAGCAAGTTGCTTATATAGGTGATGATATGCCTGATTTAGTGTGTATAGAACACGTTGGATTGGGCGTAGCCGTAGGCGATGCTCATCCGCTAGTAAAGGCTGGCGCAGACTATATCACGTCTATTAACGGTGGCTCTGGTTGTGTGCGCGAAGTATGCGACACCATTATGCAACTGCAAGGCACTTTGGCTGCCGCACGTGGCGCTAGCGTATGA
- a CDS encoding KpsF/GutQ family sugar-phosphate isomerase yields the protein MEKDFKKLALDVIEIEQAAIQGLVKYVNQDFVQACQYLYDCKGRVVVIGMGKSGHIGGKIAATLASTGTPAFFVHPGEASHGDLGMITDEDVVLAISNSGETAEVLTIIPVIKRIGATLIAMSGNPSSTLAKYSDTHICIAVEKEACPLGLAPTSSTTATLVMGDALAVALLNARGFTSDDFALSHPGGSLGKRLLLQLSDVMHKGERLPIVSHTATVKDALLEMSQKGLGMTAIVDDNNTLVGLFTDGDLRRILESNINIKEDKIDAVMTRSPITANENMLAAEALKVMEDRKINGLIIVDDHHKPVGAMNMHDLLTSGVL from the coding sequence ATGGAAAAAGATTTCAAGAAATTAGCCTTAGATGTCATAGAGATAGAACAAGCAGCTATCCAAGGCCTCGTTAAATACGTTAACCAAGACTTTGTACAAGCCTGTCAGTACCTCTACGACTGTAAAGGCCGTGTCGTTGTAATTGGCATGGGAAAATCTGGTCATATCGGCGGTAAAATAGCAGCTACATTGGCAAGTACTGGCACACCCGCGTTTTTTGTTCATCCTGGTGAGGCGTCACATGGCGACCTAGGTATGATTACCGACGAAGATGTCGTATTGGCTATTTCAAACTCTGGCGAAACAGCTGAAGTGCTTACCATAATTCCCGTAATTAAACGCATAGGTGCCACTCTGATCGCCATGTCAGGCAACCCAAGCTCTACCCTGGCAAAATATAGCGACACTCATATCTGCATCGCGGTTGAAAAAGAAGCATGCCCATTAGGCCTTGCGCCAACCTCTAGCACCACTGCAACCCTAGTAATGGGCGATGCTCTAGCCGTAGCGTTGCTTAATGCGAGAGGTTTTACCTCAGATGACTTCGCCTTATCTCATCCTGGTGGTAGTTTAGGCAAACGCTTATTATTACAATTAAGCGATGTTATGCACAAAGGCGAACGTCTACCAATCGTCTCTCATACCGCCACAGTTAAAGACGCCTTACTAGAGATGTCACAAAAAGGCCTAGGGATGACGGCTATTGTTGATGACAACAATACACTGGTCGGACTGTTTACCGATGGCGATTTGCGTAGAATCTTAGAAAGCAATATCAATATCAAAGAAGACAAGATAGATGCGGTGATGACACGTTCACCGATTACCGCTAATGAGAACATGTTAGCGGCAGAGGCTTTAAAGGTAATGGAAGACAGAAAAATTAATGGCCTTATCATTGTTGATGATCATCATAAACCCGTTGGTGCAATGAATATGCACGATTTACTGACTTCAGGAGTACTTTAA
- a CDS encoding calcium/sodium antiporter — MLIQVLILIVSLAALVWSADKFVFGASAVARNFGISPMIIGLTIVAMGSSAPEMMVAATAGLQGNADTGIGNAIGSNITNIGLVLGITALMAPLAVSSETVKKEIPLTFAITLLAYWMVSDAHFSRTEGIVLFVGFFVYIIALLLITLHRAKGRQVDDPLLIDAQNEVPDNVTNSSALLWLVVGMIILPASAHFLVESSVFIAKQFGISDLVIGLTIIAIGTSLPELAASVMSIIRKEDDLAIGNIIGSNIFNILAVLSLAGLFAPGDIDPKAAVRDAPYMLGVTGLLFFLCFSRTFGRFRITRLKGAVLLLTFIAYQVILFQSHA, encoded by the coding sequence GTGTTAATTCAGGTTCTCATATTAATTGTATCTCTTGCCGCGCTTGTATGGAGTGCTGATAAATTTGTCTTTGGCGCCTCTGCTGTTGCAAGAAATTTTGGCATATCACCGATGATCATTGGATTAACCATTGTTGCAATGGGATCGTCAGCTCCGGAAATGATGGTTGCCGCAACGGCTGGTTTACAAGGGAATGCAGACACAGGTATTGGTAATGCGATTGGTTCAAATATCACCAACATTGGCCTAGTGCTTGGTATTACCGCACTTATGGCGCCGCTCGCTGTGTCTTCTGAAACCGTTAAAAAAGAAATCCCTCTCACTTTTGCAATAACTCTACTTGCTTACTGGATGGTGTCAGACGCACACTTCTCACGTACGGAAGGCATAGTATTGTTTGTTGGCTTTTTCGTTTACATCATTGCCTTGCTACTTATAACCTTGCACAGAGCAAAAGGGAGACAGGTAGATGACCCTTTACTCATCGACGCACAAAATGAAGTCCCTGATAACGTGACTAATTCAAGCGCATTGTTATGGCTTGTTGTGGGTATGATAATTCTGCCGGCAAGCGCACATTTTTTGGTGGAGTCTAGCGTCTTTATCGCGAAGCAATTTGGCATAAGTGACCTAGTAATTGGATTAACCATTATCGCTATTGGGACAAGTTTACCTGAGCTCGCTGCCAGCGTAATGAGTATTATTAGAAAGGAAGACGATTTAGCTATAGGTAACATTATTGGTTCTAATATTTTTAATATTTTAGCTGTGCTTTCGCTTGCCGGTTTATTTGCACCCGGTGATATCGACCCTAAAGCAGCGGTGCGTGATGCGCCTTACATGCTAGGTGTAACCGGTCTCCTGTTTTTCCTTTGTTTTAGTCGCACGTTCGGACGATTTAGAATTACGCGCTTAAAAGGCGCAGTTTTATTACTAACTTTTATTGCATATCAAGTCATTTTGTTTCAAAGTCATGCTTAG
- the lptA gene encoding lipopolysaccharide transport periplasmic protein LptA: MTKQLHMILAALLLNTNLVLAEEEASEAPFEPVKITSNEQSGDLKKRIVIYQDNVRIVQGTLLITADTVQAQQNIETGDQVYTAQGKPARFEKTLEDNFVEMEAEKIVYEPAKNLVTITGNAQLSDNAIEVKADFITYNTLTQKQTAKSLGDNETVTTIKELPKKN, encoded by the coding sequence ATGACCAAACAATTACACATGATACTCGCAGCCTTGCTGCTCAACACTAATCTTGTTCTAGCCGAAGAAGAAGCAAGCGAAGCGCCCTTTGAACCGGTGAAGATTACGTCTAATGAGCAATCAGGTGATTTAAAAAAGCGTATCGTAATTTATCAAGATAATGTGCGCATTGTTCAAGGCACATTGTTAATTACAGCTGACACAGTGCAAGCGCAACAAAATATTGAAACAGGTGATCAGGTATATACTGCGCAGGGTAAACCAGCAAGATTTGAAAAAACCTTAGAAGATAATTTTGTTGAAATGGAAGCCGAAAAGATAGTTTATGAACCTGCGAAAAACCTTGTCACTATTACCGGTAATGCGCAACTTAGTGACAATGCAATCGAGGTTAAAGCAGACTTTATCACCTACAACACGCTGACCCAAAAGCAAACAGCTAAAAGCCTAGGTGACAACGAAACAGTTACCACAATTAAAGAGCTACCAAAGAAGAATTAA
- a CDS encoding RNA polymerase factor sigma-54, translating into MRPSLQLKIGQHLTMTPQLQQAIKLLQLSTMDLQQEIQEALDTNPLLEMDENSASQNDEAMDNLESAYSEQTQQATGDGSEDAALTADEISTTDAMKANDIPQELSVDSTWDESFSAGTSNTGLAPNNDDYSYQGATSDSIQDHLFWQMELTPFTDTDRIIATAIIDAIDDAGYLTISTDDILESVGLEEVELDEVEAVLKRINMFDPVGVGARSLAECLLIQLNQFDNDTPWLDESKMVITDYIDLLGAKDYRQLMRKSRLKEDQLREVMRLIQTLDPRPGETVINEEEQYVIPDVSVTKKNGRWVVELNPDTAPKLSINQHYAAMSKSVKSTDDSQFIRSHLQEAKWFIKSLESRNDTLLKVSNCIVQRQQGFFEHGPEAMRPMVLNDIAEAVDMHESTISRVTTQKYMHTPRGIFELKYFFSSHVSTENGGECSSTAIRALIKKLVAAENPAKPLSDSKMAEVLAEQGINVARRTIAKYRESLSIPPSNQRKSLL; encoded by the coding sequence ATGCGCCCTTCGCTTCAACTAAAAATTGGTCAACATTTAACGATGACGCCGCAGCTTCAGCAGGCGATCAAATTGTTGCAATTGTCGACCATGGATTTGCAACAGGAAATCCAAGAAGCGTTAGATACCAACCCATTACTTGAAATGGACGAAAATTCGGCCTCGCAAAACGATGAGGCGATGGATAATCTTGAGAGTGCGTATAGTGAGCAAACACAGCAAGCTACCGGTGATGGCAGTGAAGACGCGGCGCTAACTGCAGATGAAATTTCTACAACCGATGCAATGAAAGCTAATGATATACCCCAGGAGCTATCTGTCGATAGCACTTGGGATGAAAGCTTTAGTGCTGGTACCTCAAATACCGGTTTAGCGCCAAACAACGATGACTACAGTTACCAAGGTGCCACCTCTGACTCGATACAAGATCATTTGTTTTGGCAAATGGAGCTAACACCATTTACTGACACTGACCGTATCATTGCTACCGCTATTATCGACGCCATAGATGACGCCGGTTATCTCACCATTAGTACAGACGATATTCTCGAGAGTGTCGGGCTTGAAGAAGTTGAGTTAGATGAAGTAGAAGCGGTGTTAAAACGCATCAATATGTTTGATCCTGTCGGCGTTGGTGCCCGCTCATTAGCTGAATGTTTGTTGATTCAATTAAACCAGTTTGACAATGACACCCCATGGCTTGACGAGAGTAAAATGGTGATTACCGATTACATCGATCTACTCGGTGCCAAAGATTATCGTCAACTGATGCGCAAATCTCGATTGAAAGAAGATCAACTTCGAGAAGTGATGCGACTGATTCAAACCTTAGATCCTCGCCCTGGCGAAACAGTGATCAATGAAGAAGAGCAATACGTTATCCCGGACGTATCCGTCACTAAGAAAAATGGTCGTTGGGTGGTAGAACTTAATCCTGACACAGCACCTAAGCTGTCAATTAACCAGCACTATGCTGCGATGTCTAAATCGGTGAAATCAACAGACGATAGTCAATTTATCCGTTCCCATTTGCAAGAAGCCAAATGGTTTATTAAAAGTTTAGAAAGCCGAAACGATACGCTGCTAAAAGTGTCTAACTGTATTGTTCAGCGCCAGCAAGGTTTTTTTGAGCATGGTCCTGAAGCAATGCGCCCGATGGTGTTAAACGACATTGCAGAGGCGGTCGATATGCATGAATCAACCATTTCTCGTGTCACCACGCAGAAATACATGCATACACCTCGCGGCATTTTTGAACTCAAATATTTCTTTTCAAGCCATGTCAGTACCGAAAACGGTGGTGAGTGTTCATCAACCGCGATACGCGCACTGATAAAAAAACTCGTTGCTGCAGAAAATCCAGCAAAACCTCTGAGCGACAGTAAAATGGCGGAAGTGCTTGCGGAGCAAGGCATTAACGTAGCACGCAGAACGATAGCCAAATACCGAGAGTCTTTGTCTATCCCACCTTCTAATCAACGAAAAAGTTTACTGTAA
- the rapZ gene encoding RNase adapter RapZ, producing MKLLIVSGRSGSGKSVALRVLEDLGYYCVDNIPVNLLPALTHSVINDYEHVAVSIDVRNLPADPNDVSDVLDYLPETVELQIIFLDADDSDLTKRFSETRRLHPLIRENMALDQAIQAEKSLLEPISSRANHFINTSQLTPHQLADTVRERILGKKSGNMVIVFQSFGFKHGMPQDADFVFDARFLPNPFWEKELRAYTGLDKQVQDFLVAEPIVTKFIWQIQGFMSTWLPHLERNNRSYLTIAIGCTGGKHRSVYCAEKLAEALSKEYDDIQTRHRDIDVKST from the coding sequence ATGAAATTACTGATTGTTAGTGGACGTTCAGGCTCAGGTAAATCAGTAGCTCTGCGTGTTCTAGAAGATTTGGGTTATTACTGCGTAGATAACATCCCTGTCAATTTACTGCCGGCGCTTACGCACTCTGTTATCAATGACTATGAGCACGTAGCAGTCAGTATTGATGTTCGAAACTTACCGGCCGATCCTAATGACGTATCAGATGTACTAGATTACTTACCTGAGACGGTCGAGCTGCAAATCATTTTCTTAGATGCTGACGACAGTGATTTAACCAAACGCTTTAGTGAAACTAGGCGTTTGCACCCACTGATTCGCGAGAACATGGCGCTTGATCAAGCAATACAAGCGGAGAAAAGTTTACTCGAACCAATTTCATCACGTGCTAATCATTTCATTAACACCAGTCAGCTTACGCCCCATCAACTCGCTGATACCGTTCGCGAACGGATACTCGGGAAAAAGTCCGGCAATATGGTGATTGTGTTTCAATCGTTTGGCTTTAAGCACGGTATGCCGCAAGATGCTGACTTTGTGTTTGATGCACGCTTTTTACCCAACCCGTTTTGGGAGAAAGAGCTGCGTGCCTACACAGGGTTAGACAAACAAGTGCAAGATTTTCTGGTCGCTGAGCCGATCGTGACTAAGTTTATTTGGCAAATCCAGGGGTTTATGAGTACCTGGCTACCTCACTTGGAGCGAAACAATCGCAGCTACTTAACAATTGCGATAGGTTGCACAGGCGGTAAACATCGCAGTGTATATTGTGCAGAAAAACTCGCTGAAGCGCTGTCTAAAGAATATGATGACATTCAAACACGTCATCGCGATATTGATGTAAAAAGTACTTAG
- the ptsN gene encoding PTS IIA-like nitrogen regulatory protein PtsN, giving the protein MKLQQLLSPDAIVCNATGTSKKRILDEICEKAAQQIHGLSQHELLMCLIEREKTSSTGIGNGIAIPHGKLPCGNQPTAVLLTSESGVDFDAIDNRPVDIFIALFVPEDACNQHLSTLQDIAKMFSDKQFCKLIRQCDSSEALYELLATTDK; this is encoded by the coding sequence ATGAAACTACAACAGCTGTTATCGCCAGATGCGATAGTGTGTAATGCTACAGGCACAAGTAAAAAGCGCATTTTAGATGAGATATGTGAAAAAGCGGCACAACAAATTCATGGTTTGAGCCAACATGAATTATTGATGTGTCTCATCGAGCGTGAAAAAACAAGTAGCACGGGCATCGGCAATGGTATTGCCATACCTCATGGCAAACTGCCCTGTGGTAACCAGCCAACAGCTGTGTTGTTAACCTCTGAAAGTGGGGTTGATTTTGATGCAATTGATAATCGTCCCGTTGATATATTCATCGCTTTGTTTGTGCCTGAAGATGCATGTAATCAACATTTATCAACCTTGCAAGACATTGCAAAAATGTTTTCTGATAAACAATTTTGCAAACTCATTCGCCAATGCGATTCTAGCGAAGCATTGTACGAACTATTAGCGACGACTGATAAATGA
- the lptC gene encoding LPS export ABC transporter periplasmic protein LptC encodes MNRLYGLTLTALATAALIYAIFEWHFKDGQEQNQTIIEESPDFIAKNLQTDVYDESGELTYTVHADRMEHFSTSDVTNFEQPNYTLFSANAGLPWKMSAAAGQLEENTRVILNNNVRLSTEDKSSMLQAITGEYIELDLTTSIATSDKAIVIEGDGFTVYGSGLTVNLNTKIWTLQQHDQTITHDTRSLAAQH; translated from the coding sequence ATGAATCGGCTTTACGGCTTAACACTTACTGCGCTAGCAACAGCTGCGTTGATCTATGCTATTTTTGAATGGCATTTTAAAGATGGGCAAGAACAAAACCAGACAATTATCGAAGAAAGCCCTGACTTTATAGCAAAGAATCTACAAACCGATGTGTATGATGAAAGTGGAGAACTGACTTACACTGTACATGCGGACAGAATGGAACACTTTTCAACAAGTGATGTGACTAACTTTGAACAACCAAACTATACGTTGTTTTCAGCCAATGCTGGCTTACCTTGGAAGATGAGTGCAGCAGCAGGTCAACTTGAAGAAAACACGCGCGTTATACTTAATAACAATGTGCGATTATCAACGGAAGATAAATCAAGTATGCTACAAGCTATTACAGGTGAATATATAGAACTCGATTTAACGACCAGTATCGCAACATCAGACAAAGCGATAGTTATCGAGGGTGATGGTTTTACCGTTTATGGCTCAGGATTAACGGTTAACTTAAATACTAAAATTTGGACATTACAACAGCATGACCAAACAATTACACATGATACTCGCAGCCTTGCTGCTCAACACTAA
- a CDS encoding HPr family phosphocarrier protein — translation MSKLSRDVIITNKLGLHARAATKLAQLCQQFESKVAVTLAGSTADASSIMGIMLLAGSQGKQVTVETEGKDAAQALAAVCQLFSDNFDEEE, via the coding sequence ATGTCGAAACTTTCACGCGATGTGATTATAACCAATAAGCTTGGTTTACACGCTCGCGCCGCCACTAAATTAGCGCAATTATGCCAACAATTTGAATCTAAGGTTGCAGTAACACTCGCCGGTAGCACGGCAGACGCGAGTTCAATTATGGGCATTATGTTGTTAGCGGGTAGCCAAGGTAAGCAAGTCACGGTTGAAACCGAAGGTAAAGATGCGGCGCAAGCCCTTGCCGCGGTATGCCAGTTGTTCAGCGACAATTTCGACGAAGAAGAATAA
- the mgtE gene encoding magnesium transporter: MPEISEQEYSQQRLQQVNEALGSGMFVYVRKLLQSMPAYDLALLLESSPAKSRMILWQLVDADDQGEVLEELSEEVRKGILKSIAPEELAEVTEGMDVDDLAEVLRTLPDSVYQEVLSSMDSQDRGRVEAALSYAEETAGGIMNTDTITIRPDVTVDVVLRYLRLKGELPESTDSFYVVDRHDRFIGAVTLATIVTTKPDVVVSTLIDSDIEAIAADMPDTDVAQLFERYDWLSAPVIDEQGHLLGRITVDDVIDIIREDAEHSMMSMAGLDDEADTFAPVVKSTKQRSVWLLVNLCTALFAVSVSSMFEDILGQLAILAVLNTLVPSMGGIAGNQTFTLVVRGIALGHIGDSNAKALFTKELSVGILNGVIWATLIAGIVTLWRQDIMLGAVIGFAMMVNMMCAAIAGVAVPLFLKKMKIDPALAGGVILMACTDVVGIFAFLGTATLLLG, encoded by the coding sequence ATGCCGGAAATTTCAGAGCAAGAATACAGTCAGCAGCGATTGCAGCAAGTAAACGAGGCGTTAGGCAGCGGTATGTTTGTCTACGTGCGTAAACTTTTGCAAAGCATGCCCGCATACGACCTTGCCCTACTACTAGAATCCTCCCCAGCAAAAAGCCGTATGATCTTATGGCAACTTGTCGACGCCGATGACCAAGGTGAAGTACTAGAAGAACTAAGTGAAGAAGTTCGTAAGGGTATTCTAAAAAGTATTGCACCTGAGGAACTCGCGGAAGTCACAGAAGGCATGGACGTCGATGACTTAGCCGAAGTCCTCAGAACCCTGCCAGATTCAGTTTATCAAGAAGTGTTGAGTTCTATGGACTCTCAAGATAGAGGCAGAGTTGAAGCGGCGCTGTCTTATGCTGAGGAAACCGCTGGCGGTATCATGAATACCGATACCATCACCATTCGTCCAGATGTGACGGTTGATGTGGTATTGCGTTATTTGAGACTAAAAGGTGAACTACCAGAGTCAACCGATTCTTTTTACGTGGTTGATAGACACGATCGCTTCATTGGTGCAGTAACACTCGCCACCATAGTTACAACCAAACCCGATGTAGTGGTATCAACCTTAATAGATTCAGACATTGAAGCAATAGCGGCTGACATGCCGGATACCGATGTCGCACAGTTGTTTGAACGTTATGACTGGTTATCTGCGCCTGTCATCGACGAACAAGGGCATTTACTTGGTCGTATTACCGTTGATGATGTTATCGATATTATTCGAGAAGATGCTGAGCACTCGATGATGAGTATGGCTGGTCTTGACGACGAAGCTGATACCTTTGCCCCTGTAGTTAAAAGTACAAAGCAACGTTCGGTCTGGCTTTTAGTCAATTTATGTACCGCACTGTTTGCTGTATCCGTATCAAGTATGTTTGAAGATATTCTTGGGCAATTGGCGATCCTTGCGGTACTAAATACCTTAGTACCAAGTATGGGTGGTATTGCTGGCAATCAAACCTTTACGCTTGTTGTGCGTGGTATAGCGCTTGGACATATAGGTGACTCAAACGCCAAGGCACTTTTTACTAAAGAGCTTTCTGTTGGCATATTAAACGGGGTTATTTGGGCGACGCTAATAGCTGGTATCGTGACCTTGTGGCGTCAAGATATTATGCTAGGCGCTGTTATAGGCTTTGCCATGATGGTTAATATGATGTGTGCCGCGATTGCAGGCGTAGCCGTACCGCTGTTCTTAAAGAAAATGAAAATTGACCCTGCACTGGCAGGGGGCGTTATATTAATGGCTTGTACAGACGTTGTCGGTATCTTTGCATTTTTAGGGACAGCAACCTTACTCCTTGGCTAA
- a CDS encoding HD-GYP domain-containing protein, translated as MSELQTILVVDDNPDNIDVLTGILRPYYKVKAAINGKLALKIASSKAKPDLILLDIMMPEIDGYQVCKELKANPVTRHIPVIFVTAKTEIEDEKQGFELGAVDYITKPVSMPIVLARIKTHLALYDQQRALEDQVKERTEQIEHTRAEIIKRLGRAAEYKDNETGMHVIRMSYYSKFLAQKIGCDDSWTELLFNAAPMHDIGKIGIPDAVLLKPGKLNDEEWVIMQKHVQYGADILGTDDSELLSLAREVALYHHEKWNGKGYPHGLSGEDIPLSARIVALADVFDALTSVRPYKEAWPIEKVEALFKEEAGQHFDPALVPEFLACMPQIKEIMSKYSDDKEAETFGLTE; from the coding sequence TTGAGTGAACTACAAACCATTCTTGTTGTAGACGATAATCCAGATAATATTGACGTTCTTACCGGTATATTGAGGCCTTATTATAAGGTTAAAGCGGCAATCAATGGCAAATTAGCATTAAAAATAGCCTCATCAAAAGCCAAACCAGATTTAATTCTACTTGATATCATGATGCCCGAAATCGATGGTTATCAGGTATGTAAGGAACTAAAAGCCAACCCTGTAACACGCCATATTCCGGTAATATTTGTCACCGCAAAAACTGAAATTGAAGATGAAAAACAAGGCTTTGAATTAGGGGCTGTCGATTACATCACAAAACCGGTTAGCATGCCGATTGTGTTAGCTCGTATCAAAACACATTTAGCTTTGTACGATCAGCAAAGAGCCTTAGAAGACCAAGTTAAAGAGCGCACAGAACAAATTGAACATACGCGCGCTGAAATTATTAAACGACTTGGCCGAGCGGCAGAATACAAAGACAATGAAACCGGCATGCACGTTATTCGCATGTCTTACTATTCAAAGTTCTTGGCGCAAAAAATTGGCTGTGATGATAGTTGGACAGAATTATTGTTTAACGCCGCCCCGATGCACGATATAGGCAAAATAGGTATACCCGATGCGGTATTACTTAAGCCCGGGAAGTTAAACGATGAAGAATGGGTGATCATGCAAAAGCATGTCCAGTATGGCGCCGATATTTTAGGAACTGACGATTCAGAATTACTGTCACTAGCGCGAGAGGTAGCTTTGTATCATCATGAAAAATGGAATGGTAAAGGTTATCCGCATGGCTTGAGCGGCGAGGATATTCCATTAAGTGCCAGGATAGTTGCTTTGGCAGATGTATTTGATGCTTTAACGTCGGTGCGGCCTTATAAAGAAGCTTGGCCGATTGAAAAAGTAGAAGCGCTTTTTAAAGAAGAAGCTGGGCAGCACTTTGATCCTGCACTAGTGCCAGAGTTTTTAGCATGTATGCCGCAAATCAAAGAGATAATGTCGAAATATTCGGATGACAAAGAAGCAGAAACATTTGGCTTAACTGAGTAG